The following are from one region of the Rhipicephalus microplus isolate Deutch F79 chromosome 1, USDA_Rmic, whole genome shotgun sequence genome:
- the LOC119185084 gene encoding uncharacterized protein LOC119185084 has product MIGKIFILLCLTAYAAGQVVVEPVRQEEAPPQPYSFRYDTTDEFGSRTTREETSDENNNKVGSYSYVDANGISRTVRYVADAEGFHVTIETNEPGTRTSNPAQAQITSTAVEPPPEAAPVAVQALHGVPAGVVVRSAPTAVTLHAAHVDAVQAAPVAVHAGPAAVHAAPVTLHAAPISFATAQLRVPVSVQRKAKSRGETRHIQRTTMFTKVLLCCILAVAASAPVEEYPPQPYSFSYDTTDEFGTRLTREETGDANNYKVGSYSYTDPNGITRTVKYTADAEGFHVTVETNEPGTTSSNPADALYSSAAVDVAPAPATPVVAKPVVTAVKPVVVKAAQVPIAVPAAPVSFATAHHVAPVAVVHPITFTLGKAKA; this is encoded by the exons GAGGAGGCACCGCCCCAGCCGTACAGCTTCCGGTATGACACAACTGACGAGTTTGGCAGCCGTACGACTCGCGAGGAGACGAGCGACGAGAACAACAACAAGGTTGGATCCTACAGCTACGTAGACGCGAATGGCATTTCACGCACGGTGCGCTACGTCGCCGATGCCGAGGGCTTTCACGTCACCATAGAGACTAATGAGCCCGGAACTCGGACCTCCAACCCTGCCCAAGCCCAAATCACCTCCACGGCGGTCGAGCCACCACCTGAAGCCGCTCCTGTCGCCGTGCAGGCCTTGCACGGTGTCCCAGCCGGCGTAGTTGTGCGCTCTGCACCGACGGCCGTAACCCTGCATGCGGCTCACGTGGATGCCGTACAGGCAGCACCTGTTGCCGTTCATGCTGGTCCTGCTGCAGTACACGCAGCACCCGTGACCCTTCACGCCGCGCCCATCTCATTCGCAACGGCACAGCTCAGAGTGCCCGTGTCGGTACAGAGGAAAGCCAAGAGTCGT GGAGAAACACGACACATTCAACGAACCACCATGTTCACCAAG GTCCTTCTCTGCTGCATTCTCGCCGTCGCTGCTTCAGCTCCAGTTGAGGAATAC CCCCCACAGCCATACAGCTTCAGCTACGACACCACCGACGAGTTCGGCACCCGCCTGACCCGCGAAGAGACCGGTGACGCCAACAACTACAAGGTCGGCTCCTACAGCTACACCGACCCCAACGGCATCACCCGTACCGTCAAGTACACCGCCGACGCCGAGGGCTTCCACGTGACCGTCGAGACCAATGAGCCAGGAACCACGAGCTCCAACCCAGCTGATGCCCTGTACTCCTCAGCCGCCGTCGATGTCGCCCCGGCCCCAGCGACCCCTGTCGTCGCCAAACCCGTTGTCACCGCCGTGAAGCCCGTGGTCGTGAAGGCCGCTCAAGTTCCAATTGCCGTGCCCGCTGCCCCCGTGTCCTTCGCCACTGCCCACCACGTGGCCCCAGTCGCCGTTGTACACCCAATCACATTCACCCTCGGCAAGGCCAAGGCTTAA